Proteins encoded within one genomic window of Cryptosporangium minutisporangium:
- the nagA gene encoding N-acetylglucosamine-6-phosphate deacetylase, whose translation MTVLSDATLVLPVGVVQGGWVAVADGRITAVGGPERSRPRDPDVVDLGGCWVVPGFVDLHVHGGGGECYDDAGPETIGAISSLHRAHGTTTALASLATAPLDEMLRAAGILADRVDSGALAGIHAEGPFLSPAHAGEQDPAAMLVPDPDVLSRLLDACRGHLRVLTVAPELPGALELVKRAVDQDVAVSIGHTGAGYERTLSAIEAGATLATHLFHAQPGPQQREPGAVAALLEHPDVVVQLIADGIHLHDALLAMVFRLCGSDRVALVTNAMAAAGAGDGRYTLGTREVEVRGGVALFKDTGTLAGSTLTQDAALRRAVDAGVPLLDVVTALSATPARAIGLGGRVGALVPGLAADLLVLGPRLEVDGVMVGGSWLRAPH comes from the coding sequence ATGACCGTGCTATCCGACGCCACACTGGTGCTTCCGGTCGGTGTCGTCCAGGGTGGCTGGGTGGCCGTCGCCGACGGTCGGATCACCGCGGTCGGTGGGCCCGAGCGGTCCCGGCCCCGTGATCCAGACGTCGTCGACCTCGGTGGATGCTGGGTCGTCCCGGGTTTCGTGGACCTACACGTCCACGGTGGGGGCGGCGAGTGTTACGACGACGCCGGGCCGGAAACGATCGGGGCGATCAGCTCGCTGCACCGCGCACACGGCACCACCACCGCACTGGCCAGCCTCGCCACCGCACCGCTGGACGAGATGCTGCGCGCCGCAGGAATCCTGGCCGATCGGGTCGATTCCGGAGCGCTCGCCGGCATCCACGCCGAGGGCCCGTTCCTCTCCCCCGCGCACGCCGGTGAACAGGATCCGGCCGCGATGCTCGTGCCGGACCCGGACGTGCTGTCCCGGCTGCTCGACGCGTGCCGAGGTCATCTGCGCGTCCTCACCGTCGCTCCCGAGCTGCCCGGCGCGTTGGAACTGGTCAAGCGGGCCGTCGACCAGGACGTGGCAGTGTCGATCGGGCACACCGGCGCCGGGTACGAGCGGACGCTCTCCGCCATCGAGGCCGGCGCCACGCTCGCGACCCACCTGTTCCACGCGCAGCCCGGCCCGCAGCAGCGCGAACCCGGCGCCGTCGCCGCGCTGCTGGAGCACCCGGACGTCGTCGTGCAGCTGATCGCCGACGGCATCCACCTCCATGACGCGTTGCTCGCGATGGTGTTCCGACTCTGCGGCTCCGATCGGGTCGCGCTGGTCACCAACGCGATGGCCGCGGCCGGTGCCGGCGACGGGCGGTACACGCTGGGCACGCGGGAGGTCGAGGTGCGCGGCGGGGTGGCACTGTTCAAAGACACCGGGACGCTCGCCGGCAGCACGCTGACCCAGGACGCCGCCCTGCGCCGGGCGGTGGACGCCGGGGTGCCGCTGCTGGACGTCGTCACTGCGCTGAGCGCCACCCCGGCGCGCGCGATCGGGCTCGGCGGCCGGGTGGGCGCGCTGGTGCCGGGGCTGGCGGCCGACCTGCTGGTGCTGGGTCCGCGTCTGGAGGTCGACGGCGTGATGGTCGGCGGGAGCTGGCTGCGCGCGCCCCACTAA
- a CDS encoding Gfo/Idh/MocA family oxidoreductase: MEKPLRWGILGTGSIARSFTHDLLTLDGHEVVAVGSRAAETAQAFADAHGIPRAHASYQALAEDAEVDVVYVATPHSGHAAAALTCIAAGRGVLVEKPFTLDAVSAAEVVDAARAAGVFCMEAMWTRFNPAVARMRELLADGAIGEVVSIHADFGFPAPYDPAGRLFSPELGGGALLDLGVYPISLASMVLGAPSTVLATAGLAPTGVDANTGIVLGYDSGAVAVLHCSLRGSSPIRATIVGTAGRMELPTPFFRAEALTLVRSDAEPVTETFELPGLGYTFQAEEVARCVRAGLTESSLMTLDETLSIMRTLDEVRAAVAPPVVG; the protein is encoded by the coding sequence GTGGAGAAGCCGCTGCGCTGGGGAATTCTGGGTACCGGGTCGATCGCCCGCTCGTTCACGCACGACCTGCTGACGCTGGACGGCCACGAGGTCGTCGCGGTGGGTTCGCGGGCCGCCGAGACCGCGCAGGCGTTCGCCGACGCGCACGGCATCCCGCGGGCACACGCGTCCTACCAGGCCCTCGCCGAGGACGCCGAGGTGGACGTCGTCTACGTCGCGACACCGCACTCCGGCCACGCGGCGGCGGCCCTCACCTGCATCGCGGCCGGGCGCGGCGTCCTGGTGGAGAAGCCGTTCACGCTGGACGCCGTTTCCGCGGCCGAGGTGGTCGACGCCGCCCGCGCGGCCGGCGTGTTCTGCATGGAAGCGATGTGGACCCGATTCAACCCGGCGGTCGCCCGGATGCGGGAACTGCTCGCCGACGGCGCGATCGGTGAGGTGGTGTCGATCCACGCCGACTTCGGGTTCCCGGCGCCGTACGACCCGGCCGGCCGCCTGTTCTCCCCGGAGCTGGGCGGCGGCGCTCTGCTCGACCTCGGTGTCTACCCGATCTCCCTGGCCTCGATGGTGCTGGGCGCACCGTCGACCGTGCTGGCGACCGCCGGGCTGGCGCCGACCGGCGTCGACGCCAACACCGGCATCGTGCTCGGCTACGACTCCGGCGCGGTGGCGGTGCTGCACTGCTCGCTGCGTGGTTCGTCGCCGATCCGCGCCACGATCGTGGGCACCGCCGGACGAATGGAGCTGCCCACACCGTTCTTCCGGGCGGAGGCGCTGACGTTGGTGCGGTCCGACGCCGAGCCGGTGACCGAGACGTTCGAGCTGCCCGGCCTCGGCTACACGTTCCAGGCCGAAGAGGTGGCGCGCTGCGTGCGCGCCGGGCTGACCGAGTCGTCGCTGATGACGCTCGACGAGACGCTGTCGATCATGCGCACGCTCGATGAGGTGCGCGCGGCGGTCGCGCCCCCTGTGGTTGGCTAG
- a CDS encoding YbaK/EbsC family protein: MSETLNWLSAADHPELLAAPVTSVVERLTKEGREVQVAAIDPADADTEAFCARYGEPLDESANCVVVAGKRGGVLKYAACLVLATTRADINGLVRRHLDVRKVSFAPLDEVVTATAMAYGGVTPLGLPADWPVLVDGAVAASTGVVIGSGLRESKLRVAGSTLAALPTAQVLDGLGVVR; this comes from the coding sequence ATGTCCGAGACGCTCAACTGGCTATCCGCCGCTGACCACCCCGAGTTGCTCGCCGCTCCGGTGACGAGCGTCGTGGAGCGACTGACCAAGGAAGGCCGCGAAGTTCAGGTAGCGGCGATCGACCCGGCCGACGCGGACACCGAGGCGTTCTGCGCGCGGTACGGCGAGCCGCTGGACGAATCGGCGAACTGCGTCGTCGTGGCCGGCAAGCGGGGCGGCGTCCTGAAGTACGCCGCCTGCCTGGTCCTGGCCACGACCCGCGCGGACATCAACGGGCTCGTCCGGCGCCACCTCGACGTCCGCAAGGTGTCGTTCGCCCCGCTGGACGAGGTGGTGACCGCCACCGCGATGGCCTACGGCGGAGTCACCCCGCTGGGCCTGCCTGCCGACTGGCCGGTGCTGGTCGACGGAGCCGTCGCGGCCAGTACCGGCGTGGTGATCGGCAGCGGCCTGCGCGAGTCGAAGTTGCGGGTCGCCGGTTCGACGCTGGCCGCGCTGCCCACCGCTCAGGTCCTGGACGGGCTCGGGGTAGTTCGGTGA
- a CDS encoding S66 peptidase family protein gives MTTLPPRLKAGDRIRVVAPSMSLSLVSDATRTGAVARLTAEFGFDVTFGAHVDESGPLGTGPIAGRVADLHDAFADPTVAGILTVLGGFHANQLLPHLDYDLIRANPKVFCGFSDITALQGALLARAGLVTYSGPHFSTFAMQEHNEATIEAFRRCVFEDAPVSWVPASAWTDDEWYRLQDTAEGRDAPARNEGWWVLQPGTANGPLVGGNLCTLNLLQGTPYWPDLDGAVLVIEDDFESHAHDFARNLTSLLQTGIGVRGLVVGRFQRKSGVDQELLRHIVTSAPQLAGVPVLANVDVGHTNPLYTFPVGGSCYLAAEPGAVEIVLTRH, from the coding sequence GTGACGACGCTGCCGCCGCGGTTGAAGGCCGGCGACCGGATCCGGGTGGTCGCGCCGTCGATGTCGCTCAGCCTGGTGTCGGACGCCACCCGTACGGGCGCGGTCGCCCGGCTCACGGCGGAGTTCGGGTTCGACGTCACGTTCGGCGCGCACGTGGACGAGTCGGGGCCGCTGGGCACCGGACCGATCGCCGGACGCGTCGCCGACCTGCACGACGCGTTCGCCGACCCGACCGTGGCCGGCATCCTCACGGTGCTCGGCGGGTTCCACGCCAACCAGCTGCTCCCCCACCTCGACTACGACCTGATCCGAGCCAACCCGAAGGTGTTCTGCGGGTTCTCCGACATCACCGCGCTGCAGGGTGCTCTGCTCGCCCGCGCCGGCCTGGTCACGTACTCCGGCCCGCACTTCTCGACGTTCGCGATGCAGGAGCACAACGAGGCGACGATCGAGGCGTTCCGCCGCTGCGTCTTCGAGGACGCTCCGGTCAGCTGGGTTCCGGCGTCGGCCTGGACCGACGACGAGTGGTACCGACTGCAGGACACCGCGGAGGGACGGGACGCACCGGCGCGGAACGAGGGCTGGTGGGTGCTGCAGCCGGGCACCGCGAACGGCCCGCTGGTGGGTGGCAACCTCTGCACGCTCAACCTGCTGCAGGGCACCCCGTACTGGCCGGATCTGGACGGCGCGGTGCTGGTGATCGAGGACGATTTCGAGTCGCACGCGCACGACTTCGCCCGCAACCTCACGTCGCTCCTGCAGACCGGCATCGGGGTCCGAGGGCTCGTGGTGGGCCGCTTCCAGCGGAAGAGCGGCGTCGACCAGGAGCTGCTGCGGCACATCGTCACCAGCGCACCGCAGTTGGCCGGCGTGCCGGTGCTGGCGAACGTCGACGTGGGCCACACCAACCCGCTCTATACGTTCCCGGTCGGCGGTTCGTGTTACCTGGCCGCCGAGCCGGGCGCCGTGGAGATCGTGCTCACTCGGCACTAG
- a CDS encoding pyridoxamine 5'-phosphate oxidase family protein, translated as MAKWEQFSAEAPDLAAAIKARFTATKHHVLATLRADGSPRVSGTEVEFRGPDLIFGSMWQARKALDLRRDGRMAIHANPGDGSMEGGDAKISGVAVEVVAEAELSAFGDDQHPPEPSHLFQIDIREAVLISVDHERNLMIVELWRPGRPVQRTERT; from the coding sequence ATGGCGAAGTGGGAACAGTTCTCCGCAGAGGCACCAGACCTCGCGGCAGCGATCAAGGCACGGTTCACGGCGACGAAGCACCACGTGTTGGCGACCCTCCGGGCCGACGGGTCTCCGCGGGTGAGCGGCACCGAGGTCGAATTCCGCGGCCCGGACCTGATCTTCGGGTCGATGTGGCAGGCGCGAAAGGCTCTGGACCTGCGGCGTGACGGCCGGATGGCGATCCACGCCAACCCCGGCGACGGCTCGATGGAGGGCGGTGACGCCAAGATCAGCGGCGTCGCGGTGGAGGTCGTCGCCGAAGCGGAGCTGAGCGCGTTCGGCGACGATCAGCACCCACCGGAGCCGTCCCATCTCTTCCAGATCGACATCCGGGAAGCGGTACTGATCTCGGTCGACCACGAGCGCAACCTGATGATCGTCGAGCTGTGGCGTCCGGGCCGGCCGGTGCAGCGCACCGAACGAACTTAG
- a CDS encoding MBL fold metallo-hydrolase has translation MGSRSLFTALAVTGVAASLAWAARDIPSALGGRPAGARLDRMRQSPRYRDGAFQNEDPASVAPTGVPGGRNMVSELLFGRQRRRPSKPVPVVTPSFAELAAPAAAGLRTTWLGHATVLLEIEGRRVLFDPVWSERCSPSSLAGPRRLHPVPLELGELPKIDAVVISHDHYDHLDEASIRTLARLQEASFLVPLGVGAHLERWGVPSSRIVELDWDETATIAGLGFTATAARHFSGRLRSDNATLWASWVVAGADRKVFYTGDSGYFEGYTTIGAAHGPFDLALIQIGAYAPYWPDIHMTPEEGVAAHVAVNGGLLVPVHWGTFNLALHDWSEPVERLLAEAAQCGVRVAVPRPGEVVDVDAPRMPDGWWRPIA, from the coding sequence GTGGGCAGCAGGTCGCTGTTCACCGCGCTGGCGGTGACCGGCGTCGCCGCATCGCTCGCCTGGGCCGCCAGGGACATCCCCTCCGCGCTGGGCGGCCGCCCCGCCGGTGCCCGGCTGGATCGGATGCGTCAGTCGCCGCGGTACCGCGACGGCGCGTTCCAGAACGAGGATCCGGCGTCGGTGGCCCCGACCGGGGTACCCGGGGGCCGCAACATGGTCAGCGAGCTCCTCTTCGGCCGTCAGCGCCGACGGCCGAGCAAGCCCGTTCCGGTCGTCACCCCATCGTTCGCCGAGCTGGCGGCCCCCGCTGCGGCCGGTCTGCGCACCACCTGGCTCGGTCACGCCACCGTCCTCCTGGAGATCGAAGGCCGCCGGGTGCTGTTCGACCCGGTCTGGAGCGAGCGTTGCTCGCCGTCGTCGCTGGCCGGCCCGCGACGGCTGCACCCGGTGCCGCTCGAACTCGGTGAGCTTCCGAAGATCGACGCGGTCGTCATCTCCCACGACCACTACGACCACCTCGACGAGGCCAGCATCCGGACGCTCGCCCGGCTGCAGGAGGCATCGTTCCTGGTGCCGCTCGGGGTCGGCGCCCACCTCGAGCGCTGGGGCGTTCCGTCGTCCCGGATCGTCGAACTGGACTGGGACGAGACCGCGACCATCGCCGGCCTGGGTTTCACCGCGACCGCGGCTCGCCACTTCTCCGGGCGGCTCCGTTCCGACAACGCGACGCTCTGGGCCTCGTGGGTGGTCGCGGGCGCCGACCGCAAGGTGTTCTACACCGGGGACTCCGGTTACTTCGAGGGTTACACCACGATCGGCGCGGCGCACGGGCCGTTCGACTTGGCGCTGATCCAGATCGGTGCCTACGCACCGTATTGGCCCGATATTCACATGACACCCGAGGAAGGTGTCGCCGCGCACGTCGCGGTGAACGGTGGTCTGCTCGTTCCGGTGCACTGGGGGACGTTCAACCTGGCGCTGCACGATTGGTCCGAGCCGGTCGAGCGGCTGCTCGCCGAGGCGGCCCAGTGCGGCGTCCGGGTCGCGGTCCCACGCCCCGGTGAGGTCGTCGACGTGGACGCTCCGCGGATGCCGGACGGTTGGTGGCGACCGATCGCCTGA
- a CDS encoding alpha/beta hydrolase — protein MSTVSTCIVRSADGTPIDVLSTGRGPGLVVVPDNNRRAHHYDGLARELSGDFTVHVVDRRGHGRSGPQGPHYSIEAEAADVFAVLRETGSDLLFGHGHGGLVALHLALWRPVDALVVYEPTVSIGGSFDASWLPEFRRHLALGRHSAAMATFLKGTRMVPLGDAPMFVYRGLAHLLLHGADGEAARSMMSATPAEVAEIARLDSDGRRYASVRSPTLLLGGGRTADYLTTALRRLHQLMPDADCRIRPELDHNAPDLNASATVAADIASFVARRVSHQSV, from the coding sequence ATGAGCACTGTTTCGACCTGCATCGTACGGTCGGCGGACGGTACGCCGATCGACGTGCTCAGTACCGGACGAGGTCCCGGCCTCGTCGTCGTCCCCGACAACAACCGCAGGGCGCACCACTACGACGGACTGGCCCGCGAGCTCTCCGGAGACTTCACGGTGCACGTCGTCGATCGGCGCGGGCACGGGCGTAGCGGCCCGCAGGGACCGCACTACAGCATCGAGGCGGAGGCCGCGGACGTGTTCGCGGTGCTGCGGGAGACGGGGTCCGATCTCTTGTTCGGGCACGGTCACGGGGGGCTGGTCGCGCTCCACCTGGCGCTGTGGCGACCGGTCGACGCGCTGGTCGTCTACGAGCCGACGGTGAGCATCGGCGGATCGTTCGACGCGAGTTGGTTGCCGGAGTTCCGGCGCCACCTCGCGCTCGGGCGGCACAGCGCGGCGATGGCGACGTTCCTCAAGGGGACCCGGATGGTGCCGCTCGGCGACGCGCCGATGTTCGTCTATCGAGGACTCGCCCACCTGCTGCTGCACGGCGCGGACGGGGAGGCGGCCAGGTCGATGATGTCGGCGACACCGGCCGAGGTCGCCGAGATCGCTCGGCTGGACTCCGACGGACGCCGGTACGCGAGCGTCCGGTCACCGACCCTGCTGCTGGGCGGTGGGCGTACGGCGGACTACCTGACCACCGCCCTCCGAAGGCTGCACCAGCTGATGCCTGACGCCGATTGCCGCATCCGTCCGGAGCTCGACCACAACGCACCCGACCTCAACGCATCAGCCACGGTCGCCGCGGACATCGCCTCGTTCGTCGCCAGGCGGGTGTCTCACCAGTCCGTCTGA
- a CDS encoding NADPH-dependent F420 reductase, whose product MTRIAILGTGAVARTLAGPLVAAGHPVVFGSRRPAGTVPVAGTTVRAAVDAVAQADVVVNGLPGDVAVEVLAGLPVPAGAVLVDVANAVHTGPDGFAAGLRYPGSSLAEELQAALPTARIVKTLNTMHVSLMAHPGAPVTAFLSGDDVDAKAVTRSLLGDLGWVADQVLDLGGLPTARWVEGFVLAVRPTVRTLGPVPFGLAIAC is encoded by the coding sequence ATGACACGAATCGCCATCCTCGGCACCGGGGCCGTCGCCCGGACGCTCGCCGGACCGCTCGTGGCCGCCGGCCACCCAGTGGTCTTCGGCTCCCGCCGGCCCGCGGGCACGGTACCGGTCGCGGGTACGACCGTTCGCGCCGCGGTGGACGCCGTCGCGCAGGCGGACGTCGTGGTGAACGGCCTCCCCGGCGACGTCGCGGTGGAGGTGCTCGCCGGGCTCCCGGTGCCCGCCGGTGCCGTGCTCGTCGACGTCGCCAACGCCGTGCACACCGGCCCGGACGGGTTCGCCGCCGGCCTGCGTTACCCCGGCAGCAGCCTCGCCGAAGAGCTGCAGGCCGCGCTCCCGACCGCGCGGATCGTCAAGACGCTCAACACGATGCACGTCTCGCTCATGGCGCACCCGGGCGCGCCGGTGACCGCCTTCCTCTCCGGGGACGACGTGGACGCCAAAGCAGTGACGCGGTCCCTGCTCGGTGACCTGGGCTGGGTGGCCGACCAGGTGCTCGACCTCGGCGGGCTGCCGACGGCGCGCTGGGTGGAGGGGTTCGTGCTCGCGGTTCGCCCGACGGTCCGGACGCTCGGGCCGGTGCCGTTCGGGCTGGCGATCGCCTGCTGA